From a region of the Alnus glutinosa chromosome 1, dhAlnGlut1.1, whole genome shotgun sequence genome:
- the LOC133861592 gene encoding uncharacterized protein LOC133861592 — protein sequence MKTLAWNCRGLSRSSAIRSLRIKVRNNSPDVIFLSETKTSPSVASNILHSLGFYSLVHVPPVGSKGGLLLAWRSGVELESSINSDYYGPWLCIGDFNSILDQSEKFGGRPYACSSNDLFRDFLNSHGLVDLGFSGSPFTWSNHRHGRHLIRERLDRSVASTQWIHLFPLFKVWHLLAQASDHNAMLLNTSSSNSHLPTPFRFEEFWTKDPSCTEVIASAWRPNVVGTSSFILAQKLKSTKAALKNKSRETWLTCKDLNTRFFHVSTIIKRRRTSIDFLKLPTGAWITDRADIGNYYSSHFTSLFTTSNPPCPDEFLSLFENSISSDENVTLCTIPSELEIFNALSSIGSTKAPGPDVFTALFYKKYWSIVKDVVLRSERKCSPGCFITSPSFSILINGSPYGLFTPALGLRQGDPLSPFLFILGTQVFSRLLQRQFSIGLLKGINMARSCSPITHILFTDDLLIFGKATSSEVSTIKDCLDSYCKWSGQAVNTTKSSILFSKNTTASPINNIKNILPFKATSAIAKYLGLPLFIGKSKKEAFQDILTRVLRKIEGWRAKTLSQAGRTVLIKATASFIPSYTMSTFLLPKSFCTALDKSFKDFLWGFPKGKSRNLLLKSWRSICIPRHLGGLGIRNMYDVNLTLVTKLGWKLLSNLDCLWVNQLREKYIYYGTFLSSPVVSNASWLWKCILHCKSLLTSGACLQIISPGTSLHIPPTDHHKFQIFAVVACDLLWFYRNKSHHEGISIDVRLISQHINRVTMEHFNAWHPSLPIVMEKWQPPPHSWVKINFDTAIKGSFSVQAAVCRNSQGKIIHMASLLSPPCQPNYG from the exons ATGAAAACTCTAGCTTGGAATTGTAGAGGTTTGTCCCGTTCCTCTGCGATTCGCAGCCTCAGGATTAAGGTCAGAAATAATTCTCCTGATGTTATTTTCCTTTCTGAAACTAAAACATCTCCTTCTGTTGCTTCTAATATTTTACATAGTCTTGGTTTCTATTCGTTAGTCCATGTTCCCCCTGTTGGCTCTAAGGGTGGACTTTTGTTGGCTTGGCGAAGCGGTGTTGAATTAGAAT CTTCAATTAATTCTGATTATTATGGGCCTTGGTTATGTATTGGAGACTTTAATAGTATTCTGGACCAATCTGAAAAATTTGGGGGTCGGCCTTATGCTTGTTCTTCAAATGATCTGTTTCGGGATTTTCTGAATTCACATGGGTTGGTTGATCTTGGTTTCTCTGGTTCCCCTTTCACTTGGTCAAATCACAGGCATGGCCGGCATCTTATTAGAGAAAGACTGGATCGTAGTGTTGCTTCCACTCAATGGATTCATCTATTCCCTTTATTCAAAGTATGGCATCTTCTAGCCCAAGCTTCAGATCATAATGCTATGCTTCTTAATACTTCCTCTAGCAACTCCCATCTTCCTACACCTTTTAGGTTTGAGGAATTTTGGACTAAAGATCCTTCTTGTACTGAGGTTATAGCTTCTGCCTGGCGCCCGAATGTTGTGGGCACCTCTTCTTTTATTCTTGCACAGAAACTGAAATCTACTAAAGCTGCTCTTAAG AATAAATCTAGAGAAACCTGGCTCACCTGTAAGGATCTTAATACTAGATTTTTCCATGTCTCTACTAttatcaaaagaagaagaacttcCATTGATTTTCTCAAGTTGCCCACGGGAGCTTGGATTACTGACAGGGCGGATATTGGGAACTACTACTCCTCTCATTTTACCTCCCTCTTTACCACCTCAAATCCACCTTGTCCTGATGAATTTTTATCCCTCTTTGAGAACTCTATCTCCTCTGATGAAAATGTTACTCTTTGTACCATTCCTTCTGAGTTGGAAATTTTTAATGCTCTTTCTAGTATTGGATCTACAAAAGCTCCTGGCCCAGATGTATTTACAGCTTTGTTTTACAAGAAATATTGGAGTATTGTTAAAGATGTTGTTCTCCGCAGT GAACGCAAGTGTTCTCCAGGCTGCTTCATCACTTCCCCTTCATTTTCCATTCTCATTAATGGTAGTCCCTATGGTCTTTTCACTCCGGCCCTTGGTCTTCGGCAAGGTGATCCCTTATCTCCATTCCTATTTATTTTAGGAACGCAAGTGTTCTCCAGGCTGCTTCAAAGACAATTCTCTATTGGTCTTCTCAAAGGTATTAACATGGCTCGGTCTTGTTCCCCCATTACTCATATTTTGTTTACAGATGATCTTCTTATATTTGGTAAAGCTACCTCGTCTGAAGTGTCTACTATAAAAGATTGCCTTGATTCCTATTGTAAATGGTCTGGACAAGCTGTAAATACTACTAAATCTTCGATACTGTTCAGTAAAAATACTACAGCTTCGCccatcaacaatatcaaaaaCATTCTTCCTTTTAAAGCTACTTCAGCAATAGCTAAATATCTGGGACTTCCTCTGTTCATTGGAAAATCAAAAAAGGAAGCTTTCCAAGATATCTTGACAAGAGTGCTCAGGAAAATTGAAGGCTGGCGAGCCAAAACTTTATCTCAAGCCGGTAGGACTGTACTAATCAAAGCTACTGCTTCTTTCATCCCTTCATACACAATGAGTACCTTCCTTCTTCCAAAATCTTTCTGTACAGCTTTGGATAAATCTTTCAAAGATTTTTTGTGGGGATTTCCTAAAGGGAAATCTCGTAATCTCTTGCTCAAATCTTGGCGCTCTATTTGCATTCCTCGTCATCTTGGAGGCTTGGGTATTCGCAATATGTATGATGTCAATCTAACTCTGGTTACAAAACTTGGTTGGAAGCTTTTATCCAATCTTGATTGTCTTTGGGTTAATCAGCTTCGGGagaaatatatttattatgGAACCTTCTTATCTTCGCCAGTGGTGTCTAATGCTTCTTGGTTATGGAAATGTATTCTTCATTGCAAGTCACTCCTCACCTCTGGAGCATGTCTACAG ATTATTTCTCCAGGGACTTCCCTGCATATTCCTCCAACGGATCATCATAAATTTCAGATCTTTGCAGTGGTGGCTTGTGATCTCTTGTGGTTTTACAGAAATAAATCTCATCATGAAGGAATCAGCATTGATGTTCGCCTTATCTCTCAGCATATCAATAGGGTTACTATGGAGCACTTCAATGCTTGGCATCCTTCTCTTCCCATTGTTATGGAGAAATGGCAGCCTCCTCCACATTCCTgggtgaaaattaattttgatacagcTATCAAAGGCTCATTCTCAGTCCAAGCTGCGGTCTGTCGCAATTCACAAGGAAAAATTATTCATATGGCTTCTTTGCTCTCCCCCCCTTGTCAACCAAATTATGGATAA